A genomic window from Anticarsia gemmatalis isolate Benzon Research Colony breed Stoneville strain chromosome 22, ilAntGemm2 primary, whole genome shotgun sequence includes:
- the LOC142982492 gene encoding uncharacterized protein LOC142982492 isoform X7, whose amino-acid sequence MVFGDCFTGHCASPLAAGDKDETMPPDAAKRHTMPPQPAPRPTIKDKLRRVSGGTSASSASSLEGEYSAADRPDKKPPPGAVKVMPTAPEKKDEVKKLAEQKKPAENGTDTTSDPGITNNVETTPKKSKTGGFGLFGGKKDKSPKEEKSPKEKSPKTKDKKSKEGKVKPVAVLDTSNESSNLDTSQDKSPTKGEDKPSFTKPYEYTDTEKSPTRTKPFIQGAFSYEKEPISDERQRALDDSQSPTTRKAGLAFNYAPGEDKKVAESAEKRKTPEDPSKLKTPGIDYVQSAALKEQAKNLIDPTLALLDAERAHHEAPVAAAVAVPVAAAVKPDNEIQVVIITGRYNPKSKKLDDANGTVLVTKGTLNKANGKIQTDKELINTKSGQVSYTDPATGKQEVKNGHVDKSGHILFTTGVIDPKTGKIDPTLAQQYCFVEKSADKVGAKPGREVDLVVITGKYDGKNKKLDASHGHVDVSRAVVGPDGTVSSNYGVIDPRSGKIDYIDPKSGKQEPKQAYVDQKTGNILVTTGVLDPKSGKVDSSLGQQFSIVEKDATKANRQVRLVVVTSKYDLKTKKLDPTFAHVDSVKGVLSGTDGKIYTEYGIIDPRTGEIQVTDSKTGKQETKQATVDPKTGNILLLSGVVDPRTGELDTTLGQQYSIVDKPTDTFAALPGKEVEVVAITAKYDSKNKKLDTPNGFVETSHAIISDKDGKVHSNFGVLDPNNGKIYFTDPKTGKRDSKQANVDPRTGSFVLTSGVIDPKTGKTDSSLAQQLTVVDKDAPKGIPERLVNLVVVTSKYDPKAKKLDITNAHVDSFPGKYSNDDKVHTDYGVVDPATGDIVITDPITGKQETKKASIDGKTGNLLLTSGVVDPQTGKVDLALGQQITVVDKTKDKFGPVSGKEVQLVVITSKYDTKYKRLDTPNGHVETSRGIVSADGKVHTNFGVIDPKTGKIEYVDPKTGKQEIKQAVADPKTGHLIISTGVVDPKTGKTDSSLAQQIAILDKDSKAPERWVNLVIVTSKYDLKNKKLDLANAHVDTVPGKIESDGKVHTSFGIVDPNNGDVIVKDPATGKQEIKKAAVDPKTGNLLLTSSVVDPITGQVDPTLGQQISVVEKPQDQFAAVPGKEVQLVVITSKYDPKNKRLDNPNGHVETSRGVVAADGRVHTNFGVIDPKSGKIDYVDPKTGRQEPKQAVIDPQSGNLFLTSGVVDPKSGKTDSSLAQQFTIVDKDAPKERYVNLVIVTTKYDPKNKKLDLTNAHVNSVPGRLGADGKVHTEFGEVDPTTGDVVIKDPVTGRRDAKVATIDPKTGNLLLTSGVVDPQTGHVDPNLGQQISIVDKPKDTFAPVPGKEVQLVIITSKYDLKNKKLDNPNGHVETSRGILAADGRVHTNYGIIDPKTGKIEYVDPKTGKQETKQAVPDSSVGFKSGNLILTSGVVDPKTGKPDSSLAQQFTIVEKDTKPIEREIHLVIITTKYDPRTRKIDPSQGHVDTISGVLSSDGKIRTAIGIVDPATGEIVVTDPKTGKQEVKRAQVHPETGHMLLTSNVVDPKTGRPDPTLAQMYSIVNKPVVQYSRPVSKGEVRLVIVTSKYDPYTKSVDAGEATIEASKGYVGAEDGKIHTDFGIIDPRSGQILYKDPVTGKQELKQAEIDPKTGNLIVTTAVVDPRTGKVEPSFAQQLAIVDKQNVLSKVAPVSSRASVSPARQIPTPVKTPTTTPVQTPLQSPVRTSSPIAAYAQKSAPLTPTQKSPVKPTTAPPEPPKRKIVKIMVIFTRLDPKTKKPDLNTAEVEHLTGILDPNGLIETKYGVIDSNTGNIVITDTAGQKQNRDGTVLPETGQIFIHSGAVDPKTGKLDPNLGMILSVAKQEDSVVEITTITGPIDLKTGKVDIANGTVEHTKGKVDAETGHISTKYGVIDPSNGVIFMADTSDTKPAHIDENNGLITIKGVVDPKTGKPDPNLGQVIVVGTHIDPVVEVTTFVGKLDSKKGLIEPKHSLVESSTGQLNPDNNKIDTKYGQIDLVKGTVTYNDPKTGKFESRELKVDPVTGQFLLKTGQVNPKSGKPDKDIARMICLRIIKNKIDPVSGRQIVSNDPKNVKVDPKTNQIWIAGPKDPQTGEVVYTAGQIDPVTGYIITIYGRMDPKTGTIIRTTDVDKSLIKVDPVNGQIYTATGEVDEDNQPLYSASQVDPGTGEIYTKLGKIDPKTGRLIIIKIYIITQKDDKGRVKEVDPKECTIDETTGRIITTKTVYLYQIIDPITGETIDVDPDDPRLKGARTTVTQTMTLSGKIDPVTGRIKTEYGDIDPDTGDIDPSTAVRDPVTGQLILHYSQIDPSHFEDKSGNYTIEKETQDLPANIDIQTVNTHKFSTFGKDESPLRGDEPKTFTEYTTSEHIRHQGYVSSTTPLSSKIPISQRSKKTPTPPVVVKTTTKQLLTKNDEGVTHNVEQEVENLGTGEVTFSTHTNKAESLEPMEGGKSPYVTARAVTTRTATTHHDLDTKAKTQQMEEKTVAHTLTSSATRQEQRVLTQEVKTMVTTGDQQLTRRGSESSLSSGDSGTPIDFEEGAGEGHYYVTEPGSYRTTTTSTVMGNAPFGSMVHGTTTRTSTGPAPGATTVTTETEETQETGPDGEVVSSQTISSKTRTVETITYKTERNGVIETRVEQKITIQSDGDPIDHDRALAEAIQEATAMNPDMTVEKIEIQQQSTQP is encoded by the exons ATGGTGTTTGGAGACTGTTTCACTGGACATTGTGCTTCCC CGTTGGCAGCAGGCGACAAGGATGAGACCATGCCTCCAGACGCGGCGAAGCGACACACGATGCCGCCGCAACCGGCGCCGAGACCCACCATCAAAGACAAG CTGCGGCGCGTGTCGGGCGGCACCAGCGCCAGCTCCGCCTCCTCGCTGGAGGGCGAGTACTCGGCCGCCGACAGGCCCGACAAG AAGCCACCTCCGGGCGCGGTGAAGGTGATGCCCACAGCTCCAGAGAAGAAGGACGAGGTTAAAAAGCTGGCTGAACAGAAGAAACCCGCTGAAAATG GTACCGACACAACCAGCGATCCAGGTATCACGAACAACGTCGAAACAACACCCAAGAAGTCAAAG ACCGGAGGATTCGGACTTTTTGGTGGTAAAAAAGACAAATCGCCGAAGGAGGAGAAATCACCCAAAGAAAAGTCTCCTAAGACGAAAGATAAAAAGAGTAAAGAGGGTAAAGTGAAGCCGGTGGCCGTGCTCGACACCTCCAACGAGAGCTCTAACCTCGACACCTCACAGGACAAGAGTCCTACTAAAGGCGAGGACAAACCCTCATTCACTAAACCATACGAGTACACTGACACAGAGAAAAGCCCTACAAGAACGAAGCCCTTCATCCAAGGAGCCTTCAGTTACGAGAAAGAACCCATTTCTGATGAACGACAGAGAGCTCTTGACGACAGTCAAAGCCCGACCACAAGGAAAGCTGGTCTCGCTTTCAACTATGCACCTGGCGAAGATAAGAAAGTCGCCGAAAGTGCTGAGAAGCGTAAAACACCTGAAGATCCTAGCAAGCTTAAGACTCCAGGAATTGACTATGTGCAGTCGGCGGCTTTAAAAGAACAAGCAAAGAACTTGATCGATCCTACTCTAGCCTTACTGGATGCTGAGAGAGCGCATCACGAAGCTCCCGTAGCCGCAGCTGTTGCCGTACCAGTAGCTGCTGCTGTCAAACCTGATAATGAGATCCAAGTGGTCATCATCACCGGTCGTTACAACCCCAAGAGCAAGAAACTCGACGATGCTAACGGCACAGTCCTTGTAACAAAAGGCACATTGAACAAGGCTAATGGCAAGATCCAGACAGACAAAGAACTTATCAATACAAAGTCGGGACAAGTTAGTTACACAGACCCCGCTACTGGCAAACAAGAAGTCAAGAACGGTCATGTAGACAAATCCGGACATATTCTATTCACAACCGGTGTCATTGACCCCAAGACAGGCAAGATTGATCCAACATTGGCCCAACAGTACTGCTTCGTTGAGAAGTCCGCTGACAAGGTTGGCGCCAAGCCTGGCCGTGAAGTAGATTTGGTAGTTATTACTGGCAAATATGACGGCAAGAATAAGAAGCTGGATGCTTCACATGGACACGTGGATGTATCAAGAGCAGTCGTCGGACCCGATGGCACTGTGTCCTCCAACTACGGTGTCATTGACCCCAGATCTGGCAAGATCGATTACATTGACCCCAAATCTGGTAAACAAGAACCCAAACAGGCATACGTTGACCAGAAGACTGGAAATATCCTGGTCACTACTGGGGTATTGGACCCGAAATCTGGAAAGGTCGATTCTTCGTTAGGACAGCAGTTCAGTATAGTCGAGAAAGACGCAACTAAAGCTAACAGGCAGGTCAGATTAGTCGTAGTAACAAGCAAATATGACTTGAAAACTAAGAAATTGGACCCAACATTCGCCCACGTTGACTCCGTGAAGGGAGTTCTGAGTGGTACTGATGGCAAGATTTACACAGAGTATGGAATAATTGACCCGCGTACAGGAGAGATTCAAGTCACTGACTCTAAAACAGGCAAACAGGAGACTAAACAAGCTACAGTTGATCCTAAGACAGGAAATATTCTTCTATTATCTGGTGTCGTTGACCCCAGGACTGGCGAATTAGATACTACTCTCGGCCAACAATATAGCATTGTAGACAAGCCTACAGACACATTTGCAGCCTTACCAGGCAAGGAAGTCGAAGTAGTAGCTATCACAGCTAAATACGACTCCAAAAACAAAAAGTTAGATACTCCTAACGGTTTCGTTGAAACTTCCCACGCTATCATCAGCGATAAGGATGGCAAAGTACACTCCAACTTTGGTGTACTAGACCCTAACAACGGTAAAATATACTTCACGGACCCCAAGACTGGTAAACGTGATTCTAAACAAGCGAATGTTGATCCCAGGACTGGTAGTTTTGTGCTAACATCTGGTGTCATTGACCCTAAGACCGGTAAGACAGATTCTTCGCTCGCGCAGCAACTCACTGTAGTTGACAAAGATGCGCCTAAAGGCATTCCTGAAAGACTAGTAAACTTGGTCGTTGTGACTTCCAAATATGATCCTAAAGCTAAAAAACTCGATATTACAAACGCTCATGTCGATAGCTTCCCTGGTAAATATAGCAATGATGACAAAGTACATACAGACTACGGTGTCGTTGACCCCGCGACTGGTGATATCGTCATCACAGACCCCATTACGGGCAAGCAAGAGACAAAGAAAGCTTCCATTGATGGTAAAACAGGTAATCTACTCCTTACTTCGGGAGTCGTCGATCCACAAACGGGCAAAGTTGATCTAGCTCTTGGACAACAAATCACTGTGGTAGACAAAACGAAAGATAAATTCGGTCCAGTGTCCGGCAAGGAAGTGCAATTAGTTGTTATCACTAGCAAGTATGATACTAAATACAAGAGATTGGACACGCCTAACGGACATGTGGAGACATCTCGCGGTATTGTGTCAGCTGACGGCAAAGTCCATACCAACTTCGGTGTCATTGACCCTAAGACGGGCAAGATTGAGTACGTTGACCCCAAGACGGGCAAGCAAGAGATTAAACAAGCAGTCGCAGATCCTAAGACTGGACATTTGATTATTTCTACTGGAGTTGTAGACCCGAAGACAGGCAAGACAGATTCGTCGTTAGCTCAACAGATAGCTATCTTAGACAAAGATAGCAAAGCGCCTGAAAGATGGGTTAACTTGGTTATCGTCACATCAAAATACGACCTTAAGAACAAGAAGTTAGATCTAGCTAACGCTCACGTTGACACCGTTCCCGGTAAAATCGAATCCGACGGCAAAGTCCACACATCCTTTGGCATCGTGGATCCCAATAACGGTGACGTCATCGTCAAAGACCCCGCTACTGGCAAGCAAGAAATCAAGAAAGCTGCTGTCGATCCCAAGACTGGCAACTTGCTCCTTACGTCATCGGTCGTTGACCCCATTACTGGCCAAGTTGATCCCACATTAGGACAACAGATCAGTGTGGTGGAGAAGCCACAAGATCAGTTCGCAGCGGTACCTGGGAAGGAAGTACAATTGGTAGTAATCACCAGCAAATATGACCCCAAGAATAAGAGATTGGATAATCCTAATGGCCATGTGGAGACTTCAAGAGGCGTTGTAGCGGCTGATGGCAGAGTCCACACCAACTTTGGAGTCATAGACCCTAAGAGTGGCAAGATTGACTACGTTGACCCCAAGACAGGTAGACAAGAGCCGAAACAAGCAGTTATTGATCCTCAATCAGGCAATCTGTTCTTGACTTCAGGAGTAGTCGATCCTAAGAGCGGAAAAACTGATTCCAGCCTTGCTCAACAGTTCACTATTGTGGACAAGGACGCGCCTAAAGAAAGATACGTCAACTTGGTCATTGTCACTACTAAGTATGACCCCAAGAACAAAAAGTTGGACCTCACAAATGCCCATGTGAACTCAGTACCTGGAAGATTGGGTGCTGATGGCAAGGTCCATACAGAATTCGGAGAAGTAGACCCCACAACTGGAGATGTTGTCATCAAAGACCCAGTTACTGGCAGACGTGATGCCAAGGTCGCTACTATTGATCCGAAGACAGGAAACCTTCTGCTCACATCAGGGGTCGTTGACCCTCAAACTGGCCACGTTGATCCTAACCTCGGCCAGCAAATCAGTATTGTAGATAAACCTAAAGACACCTTTGCACCAGTTCCCGGTAAAGAAGTACAACTTGTTATTATTACGTCTAAGTATGATCTTAAGAATAAGAAACTTGATAACCCTAACGGCCATGTTGAAACATCTAGAGGTATCTTGGCTGCTGATGGTAGGGTTCACACCAACTACGGTATTATCGATCCTAAGACCGGAAAGATTGAGTACGTTGACCCCAAGACTGGTAAACAGGAGACGAAACAAGCTGTTCCAGATTCTAGTGTGGGCTTCAAATCTGGCAACCTGATCCTTACTTCGGGAGTCGTTGACCCCAAGACTGGCAAACCTGACTCTTCTCTTGCTCAACAGTTCACGATCGTTGAGAAAGATACCAAGCCTATCGAAAGGGAGATTCACCTCGTTATCATCACTACAAAATACGACCCAAGGACAAGGAAGATTGACCCCAGCCAAGGACACGTTGACACCATCAGCGGCGTCCTCAGCAGTGACGGTAAAATCCGTACAGCTATCGGTATTGTGGACCCAGCGACTGGAGAGATCGTGGTCACTGACCCCAAGACCGGCAAGCAGGAGGTCAAGCGAGCCCAAGTGCACCCTGAAACTGGTCACATGCTCCTCACAAGCAATGTCGTTGACCCCAAGACTGGAAGACCAGACCCGACTCTTGCGCAAATGTACAGTATTGTCAACAAACCAGTTGTACAGTACAGCAGGCCTGTATCTAAGGGCGAAGTACGTCTCGTTATTGTCACGAGCAAATACGATCCTTACACCAAGTCCGTTGATGCTGGAGAAGCAACCATTGAAGCTTCGAAGGGCTACGTCGGCGCTGAAGACGGCAAGATCCATACAGACTTCGGTATCATCGACCCAAGATCTGGACAGATTCTATACAAGGACCCTGTGACTGGCAAACAAGAATTAAAACAGGCTGAAATCGATCCTAAGACAGGAAACCTTATCGTGACGACCGCCGTCGTCGACCCGAGGACGGGCAAAGTAGAACCATCATTCGCTCAACAGTTGGCTATTGTAGATAAACAAAATGTGCTGTCTAAAGTAGCGCCAGTGTCATCTAGAGCTAGTGTGTCTCCCGCTAGGCAGATCCCCACACCAGTCAAGACCCCGACTACAACGCCGGTACAAACACCATTGCAATCTCCGGTACGTACCTCGTCTCCTATTGCCGCGTACGCACAGAAATCTGCCCCTCTCACCCCAACACAGAAGTCTCCCGTCAAACCAACGACGGCTCCTCCAGAACCGCCCAAGAGAAAGATCGTTAAAATCATGGTCATCTTCACCAGATTGGACCCTAAGACTAAGAAACCAGACCTTAACACTGCTGAAGTGGAACATCTCACTGGTATCTTAGACCCTAACGGTTTGATTGAAACCAAATACGGTGTTATTGATTCCAATACTGGTAATATAGTAATTACTGACACTGCTGGTCAGAAACAGAACCGCGATGGTACCGTCCTACCTGAGACAGGCCAGATCTTCATTCACTCCGGTGCCGTGGACCCGAAGACAGGCAAACTTGACCCTAACTTAGGCATGATCCTAAGTGTTGCGAAACAAGAAGACTCTGTGGTTGAGATCACGACCATTACTGGTCCCATTGATCTTAAAACTGGCAAAGTTGATATCGCCAATGGTACTGTTGAACACACTAAAGGCAAGGTGGATGCTGAGACTGGACATATTTCGACTAAATATGGTGTCATTGACCCATCGAATGGAGTCATATTCATGGCCGACACTTCTGATACTAAACCAGCACATATCGATGAGAACAATGGCCTTATCACTATCAAGGGTGTAGTAGACCCTAAGACTGGTAAGCCAGACCCCAACCTTGGACAAGTCATCGTAGTCGGTACTCATATCGATCCGGTCGTAGAAGTCACCACATTTGTGGGTAAACTGGATTCCAAGAAGGGTCTCATCGAACCTAAACACTCCCTTGTAGAGAGCTCTACTGGTCAACTAAACCCCGATAACAATAAGATCGATACGAAATACGGTCAAATTGATCTTGTTAAGGGTACAGTAACATACAATGACCCCAAGACCGGCAAATTCGAGAGCAGGGAGCTCAAAGTTGACCCAGTCACTGGTCAGTTCTTACTGAAGACTGGACAAGTCAATCCTAAATCAGGCAAACCAGACAAGGATATCGCCAGAATGATCTGCTTGAGAATCATCAAGAACAAAATCGATCCAGTTTCTGGCAGACAGATCGTTTCCAACGATCCTAAGAACGTCAAAGTTGATCCTAAGACCAACCAGATTTGGATCGCTGGGCCCAAGGACCCTCAAACTGGAGAGGTTGTATACACAGCTGGCCAGATTGACCCTGTGACTGGATACATCATCACAATATACGGTCGCATGGACCCCAAGACCGGAACCATCATCAGAACAACTGATGTTGACAAGTCTCTCATCAAAGTTGACCCAGTCAATGGACAAATTTACACAGCAACAGGCGAGGTTGATGAAGACAACCAACCGTTGTATTCCGCCTCGCAAGTCGACCCCGGTACAGGAGAGATCTACACCAAACTCGGCAAGATTGATCCTAAGACTGGCAGGCTGATCATCATCAAGATCTATATCATCACACAGAAGGACGACAAAGGCAGAGTTAAGGAAGTCGATCCTAAGGAATGCACAATTGACGAGACCACAGGCAGAATCATCACAACGAAAACAGTGTACTTGTATCAAATCATCGATCCCATCACGGGAGAAACTATCGATGTGGATCCCGATGATCCAAGGCTAAAGGGTGCCAGAACTACCGTCACACAAACCATGACACTATCAGGCAAGATTGACCCCGTCACTGGTAGGATAAAGACAGAGTACGGAGACATCGACCCCGACACCGGCGACATCGACCCGAGCACGGCCGTCAGAGACCCCGTCACTGGACAACTCATCCTCCACTACTCACAGATCGATCCTTCCCACTTCGAAGACAAGAGCGGCAACTACACGATAGAGAAAGAAACTCAAGACCTGCCAGCGAACATCGACATACAGACAGTGAACACGCACAAGTTCTCCACTTTCGGCAAAGACGAGAGTCCGCTGAGAGGAGACGAGCCCAAGACGTTCACTGAGTACACGACGAGCGAGCACATCCGACACCAGGGATACGTGTCGTCCACCACCCCTCTGTCCTCCAAGATCCCGATTTCGCAGCGCTCTAAGAAGACGCCCACGCCCCCCGTCGTCGTCAAGACGACGACCAAACAACTCCTGACGAAAAATGACGAGGGCGTCACGCACAATGTGGAGCAGGAAGTCGAGAACCTTGGCACTGGGGAGGTCACCTTCTCGACACACACCAACAAG GCGGAAAGCCTTGAGCCGATGGAGGGGGGCAAGAGCCCTTACGTGACGGCGCGCGCCGTGACCACGCGGACGGCGACCACTCACCACGACCTCGACACGAAGGCCAAGACGCAGCAGATGGAGGAGAAGACCGTGGCGCACACGCTCACCTCCTCGGCCACCCGGCAGGAGCAGCGGGTGCTCACGCAGGAAGTCAAAACCATGGTGACCACCGGCGACCAG CAGCTGACTAGACGCGGCTCGGAGAGTTCCCTCAGTAGCGGAGACTCGGGCACTCCGATCGACTTCGAGGAGGGCGCGGGAGAGGGACATTATTACGTCACG GAGCCGGGCTCATATCGCACTACGACGACGTCCACCGTGATGGGCAACGCGCCCTTCGGCAGTATGGTACATGGAACCACCACCAGG ACAAGCACGGGTCCAGCGCCAGGAGCGACGACAGTCACGACAGAGACGGAGGAGACGCAGGAGACCGGTCCTGACGGAGAGGTGGTGTCCTCGCAGACCATCAGCTCCAAGACGCGCACCGTCGAAACTATCACG TACAAGACGGAGCGCAACGGCGTGATCGAGACGCGCGTGGAGCAGAAGATCACCATCCAGTCTGACGGAGACCCCATCGACCACGACCGCGCGCTCGCCGAGGCCATACAG GAAGCAACAGCAATGAACCCAGACATGACGGTAGAAAAGATAGAAATCCAGCAACAGAGCACACAACCGTAA